A genomic stretch from Erigeron canadensis isolate Cc75 chromosome 9, C_canadensis_v1, whole genome shotgun sequence includes:
- the LOC122581800 gene encoding PHD finger-like domain-containing protein 5A, which translates to MAKHHPDLIMCRKQPGIAIGRLCEKCDGKCVICDSYVRPCTLVRVCEECNYGSFQGRCVICGGVGISDAYYCKECTQQEKDRDGCPKIVNLGSAKTDLFYERKKYGFKKR; encoded by the coding sequence ATGGCGAAGCATCATCCTGATTTGATCATGTGCAGGAAGCAGCCAGGAATTGCCATTGGGCGACTTTGTGAAAAGTGTGATGGTAAATGTGTAATCTGCGACTCTTATGTGCGTCCATGCACACTTGTGCGTGTCTGTGAAGAGTGCAACTATGGGTCTTTCCAGGGTCGCTGTGTCATATGTGGGGGTGTGGGCATTTCTGATGCCTATTACTGCAAAGAGTGCACTCAGCAGGAGAAGGATAGAGATGGGTGTCCGAAGATTGTCAATTTGGGAAGTGCTAAAACAGATCTGTTCTATGAACGCAAAAAGTATGGATTTAAGAAACGATGA